The DNA region tcaaccttaTTCGAATTATtgtatgtgtgtaattcgaatcaggttgatttaaattagtgggtGTGTGCATGTGTGTAATTTAAATCAAGGTGATTTAAATTACATGTAAATCAAGTTCAAAACAACCTAATTCGAACTATATAGAAATGTACATTGGTTGATTcatgaaataatttttaatttgacgGATTTGTGTAATTTTTTGTTCTCCTTAACTTATTTAAGTGATTTGtcctttaaataatattatttttttataagatattTTATAGTTAAGGATGATAATATTATCTAAATCCGCGGATATTCTATCTGTCCTATCCAATCAAAACGGATAATTACGTTATTTTTGATAAGATAGGGATATGATTGAATTTAAGAAATATCCATTTCTCTGTCGTCccacaataaatatatatttaaaaaacttaataaaattattaatactaTTCTTTGATATCTTAaatttgtaatttaatttatattatgtatataattatagttatataaattttaaaattttattttatttattaaattctaataattaataaaaatagataGACACGTACTCACaggaatatattaaaatataaatttttattatttgcgAGTAAAGAAAAAATGGATTATTGGATTTTATACAGACGgttgtaaaataaaatagaatctgATAGAATAAAAATTCGCCTCTACCCATCCTATTACAACCTCTATTTATAGTTGATCTTGAGTTGGAATTAAGTATAcagagtttaatttaatttataataatgcaTATACATAGGTTTCTTGAGGATGACTTTGACACCTACACAGGACAAATGCAAAAGCCTCATATTTGAGAAGGAGAACCTGAACTTCTTATGTCCTCACATGTTTTACAGTTAAGACAATTTTATTGTTagcaataatttataatttatgtgTCTATTTTATTGCCATTAATTTGctattgatattttatttttatttagatttttaaaattaactttcatacttattattattattattattattattattattattattattattattattattattattattatggtaaTGGAGAAAATCTATAAAAATTAGGAGTAATTTGAGAATAACATATAATAGGATAGTGACAATATTCACTTTCTAATTTATAAttactctaatattaatatttcattttcttttctagttaaatatttatcttttaacatgtttattttttcctattttatgttaaaattatatcaggataaaatatgtttttatttctaatataatacttattgaaaaattttaattttacaccTAACCtttacaaaatttttcaattttattcaaatgtttgaaaataaaattctatAAAATGAAAGGTAAAGGCTCACATTTGCTATAGTTTGTAAGAGTAGAGCTGAAAGgttctataaataaaaaattttcaaatgttagagtaaaattaaaatatgttaaatgttaaaaaataaaaagtacatTTTACCCTAACTATATTAGTGTAAATATATGTGCATTTTTACTATTTTACCCCCTATTAATTGATATATGTGTTGACGTGTTGTGGTTATAGGATGCCTATAACAGTGGTAATGGAGGTCGGAGGATAAGAAATACAAAAATCTTAAAGTAATAGCTGAATATGGTTAAGAGTATGGTGAGGATAACTCAATTCGTGTTATCTATCACGGTTATGGCCACTATGATACCTTCAAGAATTCCAATAACACTACATATTCGCAGAAATGATTACAACTTTGATATATATAGTATAGCCCATCACTAGtgtcattttatatatatttttaataaaacttaATTTTTTCGATTAATAGTTAACTTACTATAACTTATTTTGctgtaaaaataaaagaaaattactaTTTGTACCTATAAAATATGAATTTCACACAACAAAATTATCAAAACACTAAAATATCACATAAAAATCTCAAATTACCCTTATTTTCACTACTACTACAATCATCCCCTCTCTGttctcattcttttttttttatttgatcaaTTCTCCATTTTTCTCATTCTCACACCCTTTTCACAATGGACTTCTATTGCTGGCCTCCCTCAACACTACCGCAATGACAAAGAGACTCACAATCACCACTATACCTTTTCCTCTACCTCCCAAGGCTTCTGACGCCCTCTCTCTCCTGATCTGCTTCACTAAGAAACAAACTTTATCTCTGGTTCTAAAAACCTTGAACTTGTTAGACTCTTTGAAGCGTTGTCGCGCGACCTCCATCACCCACATCGACTTCAATTCACCAACCTTCAACACTGTCACACGACCTCCATCAGCGACGACAAGCTGACGTTGCATAATGCGAGGACGTGGTCTCTGACGAAGAATGGACTCCATGGCTTTGAAAGAAGATTGGAGGAGAATTTCATCCACTGGTAGTTGTTGTCGCCGAAAAACCAGAGGACGGAGAGTTTGTTGAGGACCATCACCGATGACTTCAATGCCTAGTTTCTGCAACGTTACCCTTCAGACCATTCATCtattttttcattttctgttACCCCTTCATCATTGTTGCTggtgctgttgttgttgttagagAATACGGAAAGGAGCAAAAATGAAATGGTGGACTTGCACTTTGCGGATTGAATTTGTGGCTTTGGAACTGTTTCTTCTGCGTTGATATAGTTGCATCAGCTCAATCAACTTTTTGTTCTTCTCCATTTGATGTATTCTGTTATTGTCTATATTGTAACAACATGTATGtttcagagagagaaagagagcgaGAAAGAGTAATGTGATGATGTGGATGATAATAAaggtaatttaaaatttttaggtgattttttagtgtttgaatTATTTTGTTTTGCGAAACTCATGTTTTATAGGTATAAAtggtaattttcttcttttatgGGTAGGCGTGTCagcatttttaatttttgtgGGTAGAAATAGAAGTTTACTCTATTAataattagaaacaaaaacaacaacgAAAATAGATCTTTCATTCCATAAATATTTTGGCAATGCAAATCAATGAGTTTTTTTTATCTCTTGATCGGTTACATCCATAAAAGTTAGAAAAACTATGTTTGTTGGTAATTCAACAGATTGAAAATAtgacacaatcgattgaatttctcaTAACAATATGGGATTTTTCAATTTAATCGATTGGAAGTGTTACATAATCGATTAATGGGATAAAAAACATATTAATTCGCATTaccaaaatatttatgaaaatcacgattaatgaaataattattttgttgttatttttttaattgttaataaacataattaatgaataatagaataataatttataaaatagatgttagattaattttataattaaataatatataaaaaattaatttgtaattaaaattaaataaaatttatctaataattattaaaaaattttaaaaaaatattttatcactaaaattatttaatagtcCAAATATTACGAAATTTTTTGCCAACTTTTCTGAACAAACTACTCACTCTCATCCTTTTTAATTATTCTCTATATTACCCTTAGCAAATTTCGATGTATAAAAAGCATATCAAatgattttatataaacataaatttTATAGACATAATCTAtagtatataaatttataaatttgtaatcGAATggtaatttataaattaattaatttgataaaaGGTTATTCAATTATATAGAGTTAAGTTAAATTAAACTACATGTAGTTTTTGTTTTGAtgttattaaattgataaaaaaaaaagtttaataaaaaaagattttttatttttaatatatttaataaatttctaatagctaataaaaataaaaatactagaaaaataagaaatatttttttagtaagctaccatttacatttttttaaaagattttttttaaaaaaaagatattttttacataataaataaacaaaaaaatatttttatattgtcatatccaaacataattaatagataaaaatatatttttgcataagatatccaaatataagattatttatgattatatttatgatttattatatttatttaagattatatttttagagatttttatatataagttgAGTAAATTCTTATTTGTTATTTagagttcttataattgaaaaatagtaaatattttttatgccttaattttaaatatttagatttttaatcttattttacaaataaaggagaattaatttgCTTATCTCTAACTTTTATTAAAAAGAGGTATTTGAATGgaaataatttaagaattgtaaTTAGAAGGTAttttaaagatgaaaattttatatttactttggttgttgattattattttacctttttaattattttataaaattacaccACTAaccttatttttaataaaaatacctaaACTATCCCACACCACTCCAAATTCTAACACTCCACTCATCTCTCTCTCATCCACCGTCACCCtcactaacacacacacacttctgaaggaagaaagaaagacggaaaagaaaagaaagaaggaaagggaaGAGAATGAGGGTTGTGAGAGAGGAGAGAGGAGGGAGACCCGTGAGAGAGTTAGGGAGAGCGCCAAGGGAGGAGGAGCTGTTCGCACCGCCACCGTTGTGTCACATGCGCCGTCGCCACCGTCCATCGCGCCGCCACCATGCTGCATTGTCATCGAGAACAGAGACGCGTAGGAGAGGAAGCCGCAGGTCACTGTCCTTGAAGCTTCCATCGTCCCTGTGCAGAGCCGCCGCCATCATCATCATCGCGGGCTACTACTGCGCATGTGATCGCCGTCACCTCTGAGGTCGCCGCCTCTGAGTCCGTCACCGTCGAGCAGAGCCGCTAGGGAGAACTGTCGCCGTCGTCGAAGCTCTTGTCGCCATCAGAAGCTGCTCTGCCGCCGTTTAGGTCACCGGGAACATGGCTGTGATCACCGAAACCACCATCGGAGTTATCGCTGTTCAGTACAGCCGTTCTTCCTTGTTTGAGTAAGCGTCTCGTTCTGGAATCTTTGAAATCGGTATTTCTGTTTTAAGTTGTTAAGGATATGagattttgatgttataggatcgaGTTCTGGGTCTTGCATGTTGAGTTCTATGAATGTGGCATACTACATCAAGCTGCTGCGTTGTCACTGGAGCTACCACTGCTCTGTTCTCTTGCTTATTTGTAAGTACAGTAAGCTGTTCCTCGTCTCGAACCTCTATAATTGCTATTCTGTTATGTGTTTCTAATGTCCTTACAATGTTAATGCTGTTAGGATTGAGTTTCGGTTCTTGTATACCGAGATTAGAGTTGCTATGGTTGCGGCTGTCGCAGATTGCGCGCCAAGCAAAAAGGTTTTCGTTGACATGTTTGGGTTTTGGGTTCGGCTTGCCAAGGTAGGGGCCCTTTTCAGAAATCTAAACTTTATATTTCATGGTTGCTATATATGGATATTcatgtgaaaatatttttttagtgattgtttaagtcttatgtattgtttggTCGTCTTGGATGGATGTGAATGCTTGTTTGATTTGATTATTGTTCAGTTTTGTGAAAATGACTGTTTTTGAAATATTTCTTTAAAGTTATTTCTTCTGAAGTTTTGAAAACGAGTTTGTTTCATTGAAAATGATATGAGTTGAATTCGTTTTCTTGAAGAATAAGAATGATATGAACTTTTGGAATTAGTCTGATTTtaaactgatttggttttgaacccgtGGAAGGGGTTGCGGTAAGGTTTGGTTGGGATCCGGAaaaggtggcaaagtccaagttttatgGGAGATGCTAGTGAATtttcatgaaaattaagattCTGTTTTAAGATTCTATTTTAATCTGTTTACGGAAAGTTTATGTTTAagattgatttaaatatgaaagaACCTATGTTTTGAAGTTTGATTAAAGAAATACTTTTGGAAGAATTTTTAGTGGATTTTGGaagaaattaaactttgattaatTAAGTTTGTTTTGCTTTTAAAATActctttaaattttgatttagcaaGATTAAACAATTTTGGGCCTTTGGGAAGGTTACCGATTTAAGAATGAAATGGAATTGATTTAGAACTTAGTTTTTTAAACatgctttgatttttgttttaagtCTCTATCTCAATTGACTTGAAATTAAGTAACTACGATTTTGGAAATTTCtaaagaatttaagaaatgatGTAGCTATTCTTTCCTAGAGTCTTGAGTCTTTGCCAAGGTTATTAATTGACAACTCTGATTTAAAATAGTTTAAGGATGATTTAAAAAGCAAAAGATTTGCGTCTTTTCCAAGGGGTTTGATTTTAAAGAAAAGTGGATTATGAACTTGGAACAATTGAGATATGAggattatgaattttgaaataaagatgagtttattttctggttttaaagaaaaaagtgacttatggcttgaatgatgattgatttgatatgaattgttaatgaagtacggaaatgatgatgaataaatgAATATATGGCTTTTGCACTTTTTTTATCTAAGATACGAGTTTCTCTgaataaagtaccgtggcttgccaccatgtgttccaagttgagactcgatactttgttgaccctacgtcgcaaGGGTGACCGGACACATATAAATTCACGGGAATGGAAAACCCCCCATTGAGTAACgttatatatgaatatatgagttatgaatgaaataagaaaaagctatgcatagactcatggggatgcgcgacgagAGACAGTCCAAGGGTtttgacttgtcgggttggcttgataactgacAAATGagtctcatcagccataggacagacattcatcatatgcatctatgtgacattatttgggtgtACATATTATACTTaatttgcctatgtgaataattatgtttaattgctaattactctacttgatgtaactgcttgATTGTGCTTGAACATTCCTACTTGTGTTTTTTACTAAAAATTGGTTGGTTTGTGGtggattgattgttgattgaattgtttGGACTTATAGCCGTGATTGATTACTTGATGGGCCGAAGGCCGTAAATGATTTGTATTTTTGGtttagaaaaacatgaaaaactaaactaattcAACCAATTCTTTGACGACTATTCTCTTTTTCTGTCTTTCTTAATTGTATTgtgtatgttgtttttcatttcttcatctctttctctctgtcttcttttttcttttcctttttctttcaaatAAAGACACAACGTTAGATTTTTACTAAGTCATTTTTACTAagctatatttttatcttattaccaaaattttgtatttaaaacaAAAGTAATTGTCACAATGCAATATTTGTGTATGATATTATGTTGTTTCACTAGCAACAATTAATAACAATTCATATATTATATACCGATTATGTCACATATATACGaaaattagctactaaaattagttgtcagtataaaatatatgttaaaatataaatacacataaaaaataaattaaactacatatatatttatatataaatatattaatggccgattttaaagatttttattttaataaataaaataaatgtaatatttaccaaaataaataattttacgaatatttattgatttaaattttcttgtcatatctcgtttacactgtgaaCGAGACAATTTTTTACGTATACGTCAGCGTGacacgtgtatatctcgtttacactgtaaacgagatatggcaTGTCCACGCCTATATATAGAAGTCGTTCACAGCTTAATTCCGGGCCCCCAGTTTGACTTTGTCAACCTCTTTCTTCCCTCTTTTAACTCTTTCTGACAATACTTTTGACTGAATGGGTGAAGGCGTGCCAAGCGGGGAATGACAGCTGTGTGGTCCACCAAACCTCCGAACCTCCCTAATCACAACAAAAAATTTATGCTTACACTATATCTCTAACCCATATCACATATCATACAAAAGTACTCAAATTtacaattaaatttaaacttaCCAGTAACCGAGATTCTGGCGAAAGGCCACACGGAGGCTCCATTGACACCCATTGTCAGCTTGATGGcactgcacatggtactttaaccgGTCGGACTCGATCACCCGGTACTCAGCACTCCTCcgaatactgtagttcttcacaccTTGAAGTACCGCCTCTCGACTTCTGAACCTGTGTCCGACCCGAAACTCTACACCGCCGTCTAGGCTGTAATCCATTTCACATGTGTCAGAAATCGGGGTCCTCTCATGCATGACGTCCAAATCTAGACTGTGATAGTGACTTGGCACAACCGATAGCGCCGAAATCGGGTGAGGTGGAGGCAGCACATGGCGCGCCACAGCCCCGGTAGGTGTCACCGGCACAAACTCATCCTCATCGCCACCATCGGAAGACTCACTGTCCGCCATGTAATCCTTGTCCAACTCCTCCTCACCCTCCTCTGCCTCATGCTCTGGAATCACGACATGAATGGGCGGTGGTGCGAGAGGTTTGTCGTCCTGCACATAGGTTTCGTGTACGGAACCCCCACTACCACTGTAATCCACCTCGGCGGACAGTTCCATTACCTGTTCATACATGATCCTCCCATGAATGTCGAACATCAGTCGCACATGCTCGTCCCCGTGAAGTCGAAATAGTCGAAACCGGAAGACTCCATTTTCTATGGGTGCCAGCAACCTATACCCCACCCTACCTATCTCCCTCGCTTGTGTACCACCGagcttgctcaatatcaaactctttaaATCCGACAACGTCTTCACACACTGAGTGCGAAACAATATCGGATCCTGACACTCAAATGTCACATCGTTGTCGCcatttctcatacgacaattAGGATAAACAAGCACAACTATGAATGGATTGTTACTGGTCATTCAGCTTTACTTTTGTGAGAAAAACGAGACAGAAAAAGGATATAAAATGTGTATAGAGAATACCAAGGATTAGACATTCTTTTATAGATGATTAATATTTGTCTTttattatctcgtttacagtgtaaacgagatatatacgTGTCACGCTGACGTgtcatatctcgtttatactgtaaacgaaatatgtAAAAATAATCTCGTTcacaatgtaaacgagatatgacaaaaaaatttaaatcggtaaatatttgtaaaattatttattttagtaaatattacatttattttatttattaaa from Arachis hypogaea cultivar Tifrunner chromosome 10, arahy.Tifrunner.gnm2.J5K5, whole genome shotgun sequence includes:
- the LOC140175802 gene encoding uncharacterized protein — protein: MAVITETTIGVIAVQYSRSSLFEIEFWVLHVEFYECGILHQAAALSLELPLLCSLAYLIEFRFLYTEIRVAMVAAVADCAPSKKVFVDMFGFWVRLAKTSEMQGDDSLNIGVGHQARVREDGTSPPMTA